Proteins from a genomic interval of Microbacterium phyllosphaerae:
- a CDS encoding YfbU family protein: MGVLTVRIEDHIQEGLRMIAQKEGMSLSELVRDLLREAVIDVSSDTRRETRDSRVHGDQPAPDSLNLRDRQVLALLHRILGRVLPVDSNGPEGSPEDQLLAAEVLEAGFTGEYWREVAGFSQELSERDTRRVMDILQLFRVITYSVKRLEEQGVDLDDIVRRRLTFRGFDHNDPLENQMARYVRFQMRDGDRWTELQEQVTANDDGNSHLQMLDTYLRMLARYRRLVDERTPGEHVEDYLLTADELQMIAGEVVHPNNR, from the coding sequence GTGGGCGTCCTGACAGTACGGATCGAAGATCACATCCAAGAAGGCCTGCGCATGATCGCGCAGAAGGAGGGCATGTCGCTGAGCGAACTCGTCCGAGATCTTCTCCGCGAAGCGGTGATCGATGTGTCATCAGATACTCGACGGGAGACGAGGGACAGTCGAGTCCACGGAGATCAACCAGCTCCGGACAGCCTCAACCTGCGAGACAGACAGGTGCTGGCGCTCCTGCATCGGATTCTTGGTCGGGTCCTCCCTGTCGACAGCAACGGACCTGAAGGTTCGCCTGAAGATCAGCTGCTCGCCGCCGAAGTGCTGGAGGCCGGATTCACCGGCGAGTACTGGCGCGAGGTGGCAGGCTTCTCCCAGGAGCTCTCCGAACGCGACACGCGTCGAGTGATGGATATCCTCCAGCTGTTCCGTGTCATCACTTACAGCGTCAAGCGCCTCGAAGAACAAGGCGTCGACCTTGATGACATAGTCCGTCGGCGCCTCACGTTCCGCGGGTTCGACCACAACGACCCCCTCGAGAACCAGATGGCGCGATACGTCCGGTTCCAGATGCGTGACGGTGACCGGTGGACCGAGCTTCAGGAGCAGGTGACCGCCAACGACGACGGGAACTCGCACCTCCAGATGCTGGACACCTACCTGCGCATGCTTGCCCGGTACCGCCGACTCGTCGATGAGCGGACGCCGGGCGAGCATGTCGAAGACTACTTGTTGACCGCAGACGAGCTGCAGATGATCGCGGGGGAGGTGGTCCACCCGAACAACCGATGA
- a CDS encoding DUF3892 domain-containing protein, with protein MVVEITHVRFEGNGRGPDAIIAYQWVSRDSGKVGWSDKPNMVSFVRGGGTAYVGQGANQVITRVVDPERGNAYIRTVADGYYTNNLESLPTF; from the coding sequence ATGGTTGTCGAAATCACGCACGTGCGCTTCGAGGGTAACGGTCGCGGCCCGGATGCGATCATCGCCTACCAGTGGGTGTCTCGGGATAGCGGGAAGGTCGGCTGGAGCGACAAGCCCAACATGGTTTCCTTCGTCCGCGGTGGGGGCACCGCATACGTAGGACAAGGTGCGAACCAGGTGATCACACGCGTCGTCGATCCCGAACGAGGCAACGCGTACATCCGCACTGTGGCTGACGGGTACTACACCAACAACCTCGAGAGCCTCCCGACCTTCTAA
- a CDS encoding SIR2 family protein — protein sequence MMQVTRTAGSRTAYVLGAGFSYAVSELMPMTDRLGAAVAEELGLRGSVQVPDFAQSGITFETWMSWLAEQQPYQSEAEHHEDLALYSLFTHALATVLDGFEQGVLADGLPSWLHTFVDLVHWQRDDILTFNYDTLLETALEAQLRVDTKGRVHAGSVVAGFPSSKALMFNDGRGHIEERDTFALYKLHGSVDWFAVSGDRSAATLDRFATSDFANLGVREMAIEGRDVFLVPPTSTKSGYFDNPKTRYIWRKARAALQDADRVVLMGYSLPLTDAAMARMLWSVLPMGSQEIVIVNPFPEDVRSHLKALGVREDRIRHVAGVAEFVAAELEARSADVARALSSALPERPVIVAWSEHEAGAITSATFDTVSGTLYLAVDALDQSRRGILHPAAVSLDANTRRTKSVGELLEMGRPSRIVAQYGDQSWVVGGRFEDPTADDEEWVVLAPSGRTERQR from the coding sequence ATGATGCAGGTGACACGCACGGCCGGCTCCCGCACCGCATACGTTCTCGGCGCGGGCTTTTCGTACGCGGTGTCCGAGTTGATGCCGATGACGGATCGACTCGGTGCGGCAGTCGCGGAAGAGCTTGGTCTGAGGGGCAGCGTTCAGGTCCCGGACTTCGCGCAGAGCGGGATCACCTTTGAGACTTGGATGTCGTGGCTGGCTGAACAGCAGCCCTATCAGTCGGAAGCCGAGCACCACGAAGATCTGGCCCTGTATTCACTCTTCACGCATGCTCTCGCCACGGTACTCGATGGCTTCGAGCAGGGGGTCCTTGCAGACGGGCTCCCGTCCTGGCTTCACACCTTCGTCGATCTGGTGCATTGGCAGCGCGACGACATCCTTACCTTCAACTACGACACGCTTCTCGAAACCGCTTTGGAAGCACAACTCCGTGTGGACACAAAAGGGCGCGTGCATGCCGGGTCAGTCGTGGCGGGCTTCCCCAGCAGCAAAGCACTGATGTTCAACGACGGCCGCGGGCACATCGAAGAGCGTGACACATTCGCCCTCTACAAGCTCCACGGGTCCGTGGACTGGTTCGCCGTATCGGGAGACCGCTCCGCTGCGACGCTCGACCGATTCGCGACCTCAGACTTCGCGAACCTAGGTGTGCGGGAAATGGCGATTGAGGGCCGGGACGTCTTTCTCGTTCCGCCTACGTCGACGAAGAGTGGCTACTTCGACAATCCCAAGACGCGTTATATCTGGCGCAAGGCGCGCGCGGCGCTGCAGGATGCGGATCGGGTGGTTCTCATGGGGTATTCGCTGCCGTTGACGGATGCCGCAATGGCCCGCATGTTGTGGAGCGTGCTGCCGATGGGGTCTCAGGAGATCGTCATCGTGAACCCCTTCCCCGAGGACGTTCGTTCTCATCTGAAAGCGCTCGGCGTGCGGGAGGACAGAATCCGACACGTTGCTGGAGTCGCGGAGTTCGTCGCAGCGGAACTCGAAGCGCGTAGCGCAGACGTCGCTCGGGCGCTGTCGAGCGCACTGCCCGAGCGCCCTGTCATCGTGGCATGGAGTGAGCACGAGGCCGGCGCGATCACCTCCGCTACTTTCGATACCGTTTCCGGGACTCTCTATCTCGCGGTCGACGCTCTCGACCAGTCCCGTCGGGGGATTCTCCACCCCGCCGCGGTCTCACTGGACGCGAACACGCGCCGCACAAAGTCCGTTGGGGAACTTCTCGAGATGGGGCGGCCCTCACGAATCGTGGCGCAGTATGGCGACCAGTCGTGGGTTGTCGGAGGTCGCTTCGAGGATCCGACGGCTGACGACGAAGAATGGGTCGTCCTTGCACCCAGCGGACGCACCGAAAGACAACGCTGA